In Myxococcales bacterium, a single window of DNA contains:
- a CDS encoding acyl-CoA thioesterase → MASSSELAPRSAADSVTEMTEYVLPQHANALGSVFGGQIMAWVDLCAAICASRHSGCTAVTAFVDDLVFRAPVRVGEVVRLHAIVTATFRTSMEITVTVEGEDARTRRRWPCVEALLTFVAIDDARAPTPVPPLTLATERERRTQAQGEERRRQRLARAAEAQADKGP, encoded by the coding sequence ATGGCATCCTCCAGCGAGCTGGCACCGCGGTCCGCCGCCGACTCGGTCACCGAGATGACCGAATACGTGCTTCCGCAACACGCGAACGCCCTCGGCTCCGTGTTCGGCGGTCAGATCATGGCTTGGGTCGACCTCTGCGCCGCCATTTGCGCGTCGAGGCACTCGGGCTGCACCGCCGTCACGGCCTTCGTCGACGATCTTGTCTTTCGCGCGCCCGTTCGCGTCGGCGAGGTCGTGCGGCTCCACGCCATCGTCACCGCGACCTTCCGCACCTCGATGGAGATCACCGTCACCGTCGAGGGCGAAGACGCGCGGACGAGGCGCCGGTGGCCTTGCGTGGAGGCACTCTTGACCTTCGTGGCCATCGACGACGCGCGCGCGCCAACGCCGGTCCCGCCGCTCACCTTGGCCACGGAGCGCGAACGAAGGACGCAGGCCCAAGGCGAAGAGCGACGCCGTCAGCGCCTCGCGCGCGCCGCAGAAGCTCAGGCCGACAAGGGCCCGTAG